A genomic region of Micromonospora sp. NBC_01796 contains the following coding sequences:
- a CDS encoding discoidin domain-containing protein, whose translation MTSKRQQRCRRALSTALLVTVVGTLVVAPAPAQAAPPTPEQQWAEIQQLLGGVKGRWTNQAYSESVSRTMPNTALLGNGDIGVTSGGGDGYKTFYLSKGNFWAGNPNPSLVALGGVTIAPVTATPSGNLALGATATATTSHPSFPPSRAVNGQWAAGYEGWVSDVGKPQTLTLDLGSARTIGRWVIRHDGAARPNETANNSKNFVVQVGNGSTWTTVDTVTNNTASLTDRTISSVSARYVRVTLSEPTQGTTPDSTNNPRARIGQFELYAPGSAPPVPSGPFLEEQNTLTGEITTSMTIGGVPVSMRTWTAANDNIMVTQIQSLGSTATQLRAQTWAGSQDAKPGFTNTAGVTGSTTWANRTTPSGSRWVSRAALATRLVGTGPVGAPTVSGATATQVFNLQPGQTIQLVTGVAGGGQNPADPAPAARGLVDGQSAASLGTLYNQHLDWWKQYWLRSYVDLNDEVLERFYYGSQYLLGSSSRAGKTAPGLYGIWATTDYPMFNGDMHLNYNFMANFYGTYSSNRADLALPYTDLLLAYVPEARRRAQQDLRRVNPTYVNSRFPSGGVPSGLLFPVGIAPFGATADDNYHQQVANSLFAASQFIAYYDYTQDRNFLSGKAYPFLKEVAAFFTHYLEYDAATQRYRLYAGPHEGTWSRNPSPDIGLLKYLFSSLVEASVTLGVDAGDRATWTQIRDRLPATPTTTYNGQTVFALADPGTITGPDTRNIRPGDNTVNLEFIHPGEVLGINSPAADRQIAINTLNAMNSWGQDNSFPKVFTQAARVGYPAQSLVDQLRNQISTKMVANLRIRDGVHGLEKAGATEAVNNLLLQSDGGVLRLFPVWPTNRDASFVKLREKDALVVSSAFQGGRVTYVDITSEAGRTVRLQHPWPGQTIVVNQVGGGTVSHTVSGNVITFATQAGATYRITAP comes from the coding sequence GTGACCAGCAAACGACAACAGCGGTGCCGCAGGGCCCTCTCCACAGCCCTGCTCGTCACCGTCGTCGGCACGCTCGTGGTGGCACCCGCCCCGGCCCAGGCGGCACCACCCACCCCCGAGCAGCAGTGGGCCGAGATCCAGCAGTTGCTCGGCGGCGTCAAGGGACGCTGGACCAACCAGGCGTACAGCGAGTCGGTGTCGCGGACGATGCCGAACACCGCACTGCTCGGCAACGGCGACATCGGCGTCACCTCCGGCGGCGGCGACGGCTACAAGACCTTCTACCTGTCCAAGGGCAACTTCTGGGCCGGTAACCCGAACCCGTCGCTGGTGGCGCTGGGCGGGGTGACGATCGCGCCGGTCACCGCCACGCCGTCGGGCAACCTCGCCCTCGGCGCCACCGCCACGGCGACCACCAGCCACCCGAGCTTCCCGCCGAGCCGGGCGGTGAACGGCCAGTGGGCCGCCGGCTACGAGGGCTGGGTCTCCGACGTCGGCAAGCCGCAGACGCTCACCCTCGACCTCGGCTCGGCCAGGACCATCGGCCGCTGGGTGATCCGGCACGACGGGGCGGCCCGGCCGAACGAGACCGCCAACAACTCGAAGAACTTCGTCGTCCAGGTCGGCAACGGCTCGACCTGGACCACGGTGGACACCGTCACCAACAACACGGCGAGCCTCACCGACCGGACCATCTCCTCGGTCAGCGCCCGCTACGTCCGGGTCACCCTGAGCGAGCCGACCCAGGGTACGACGCCCGACTCGACCAACAACCCGCGCGCCCGGATCGGTCAGTTCGAGCTGTACGCCCCCGGCTCGGCGCCGCCCGTACCGTCCGGGCCGTTCCTGGAGGAGCAGAACACCCTCACCGGGGAGATCACCACGTCGATGACCATCGGCGGGGTACCGGTGTCGATGAGAACCTGGACCGCCGCGAACGACAACATCATGGTGACCCAGATCCAGTCGCTCGGCTCGACCGCCACCCAGCTGCGGGCCCAGACCTGGGCCGGTTCGCAGGACGCCAAGCCCGGCTTCACCAACACCGCCGGCGTCACCGGCAGCACCACCTGGGCCAACCGGACCACCCCGAGCGGTTCCCGCTGGGTGTCCCGGGCCGCGCTGGCCACCCGCCTGGTCGGCACCGGCCCGGTCGGCGCACCCACGGTGAGCGGCGCCACCGCGACCCAGGTCTTCAACCTGCAACCGGGCCAGACGATCCAGCTCGTTACCGGGGTCGCCGGTGGCGGGCAGAACCCGGCCGACCCGGCCCCGGCCGCCCGTGGACTCGTCGACGGGCAGAGCGCCGCCAGCCTCGGCACCCTCTACAACCAGCACCTCGACTGGTGGAAGCAGTACTGGCTGCGGTCGTACGTCGACCTCAACGACGAGGTGCTCGAACGGTTCTACTACGGCTCGCAGTACCTGCTCGGCTCGTCCAGCCGGGCCGGCAAGACCGCGCCGGGCCTGTACGGGATCTGGGCCACCACGGACTATCCGATGTTCAACGGCGACATGCACCTCAACTACAACTTCATGGCGAACTTCTACGGCACCTATTCGAGCAACCGGGCCGACCTCGCGCTGCCGTACACGGACCTGCTGCTCGCGTACGTGCCGGAGGCTCGGCGCCGCGCCCAGCAGGACCTGCGCCGGGTCAACCCGACGTACGTCAACAGCCGGTTCCCGAGCGGTGGAGTACCCAGCGGGCTGCTCTTCCCGGTCGGGATCGCACCGTTCGGGGCGACCGCCGACGACAACTACCACCAGCAGGTGGCGAACTCGCTGTTCGCCGCGTCGCAGTTCATCGCGTACTACGACTACACCCAGGACCGGAACTTCCTGTCCGGTAAGGCGTACCCGTTCCTGAAGGAGGTCGCCGCGTTCTTCACCCACTACCTCGAGTACGACGCGGCCACCCAGCGGTACCGGTTGTACGCCGGGCCGCACGAGGGCACCTGGTCGCGTAACCCGAGTCCGGACATCGGGCTGCTGAAGTACCTGTTCTCTTCCCTGGTCGAGGCGAGCGTGACGCTCGGGGTGGACGCCGGTGACCGGGCCACCTGGACCCAGATCCGGGACCGTCTGCCGGCCACCCCGACGACGACGTACAACGGCCAGACGGTTTTCGCGCTCGCCGATCCGGGGACGATCACCGGGCCGGACACCCGCAACATCCGGCCGGGCGACAACACGGTGAACCTGGAGTTCATCCACCCCGGCGAGGTCCTGGGCATCAACTCGCCGGCCGCCGACCGGCAGATCGCGATCAACACGTTGAACGCGATGAACTCGTGGGGCCAGGACAACAGCTTCCCGAAGGTCTTCACCCAGGCGGCCCGGGTCGGTTACCCGGCGCAGAGCCTGGTCGACCAGCTCAGGAACCAGATCAGCACCAAGATGGTGGCGAACCTGCGGATCCGGGACGGGGTGCACGGCCTGGAGAAGGCGGGCGCGACCGAGGCGGTGAACAACCTGCTGTTGCAGAGCGACGGCGGGGTGCTGCGGCTGTTCCCGGTCTGGCCGACGAACCGGGACGCCAGCTTCGTGAAGCTGCGGGAGAAGGACGCGCTGGTGGTGTCGAGCGCGTTCCAGGGCGGTCGGGTCACCTACGTCGACATCACCAGTGAGGCCGGCCGGACCGTACGGCTGCAACACCCCTGGCCGGGACAGACGATCGTGGTCAACCAGGTCGGTGGCGGCACGGTGAGCCACACGGTCAGCGGAAACGTGATCACGTTCGCCACCCAGGCGGGCGCCACGTACCGGATCACCGCGCCCTGA
- a CDS encoding laminin G domain-containing protein has protein sequence MTTTAQPTRRVRDDGTLPVGVPDLDEVAGEWVDAAELAHLPSLRNQQGQGHVNHDLTSLSWLAAPPYSFGYHTGVLRVDGVVPDAQRFRWKPWGVQREHRGERVSVRTDTRMALSRNLLLWRVQVTNEQDSAATYTVTQDLFALLTATEVGWGWLYDVPWTNGDHHDFITLERIRDATRPARDGAPYLLGPGPRRVRLGRPRLPGIQRDEDRAPMLMQYELPRHVSEDTVYPHRDAARGGIRNLHCGPADGGTVFEFADPVELEPTTRVDLDGFELRDGLVLSFEFRPDTLTEPGVILTHGNHPDSLQLGIDADGLWFGISGEVEHADTPLVTGAWHRIAVLLTNHRVTLLLDGTPVATTTEHWSRSRRWGTTITDGVAVTADTHSAARAAYAFSTAPGDLSVTGAGARATWSLALAPGETRTLGVVCAYGTDPAEVTGAARGAAATFDETMAETEYGIRRHWRNMFTPDNGDFSGHLPTFRADDPQLGRAYYMGALLVLYMRNLNASPTEPVFLTGGPRLGPTTTFYWDHSEWSRMYALLEPVGLRAWLLRALGGPYRDSFGFDTRRGGPLGNEYASTDLSLFRLVEHYVCVTGDLGFLDERAGSATVADHVERLAYGWRDRRRTATGGVLADFGDDAWRVLECVPNYINVIASLNAGYVTMMRSLAGLYRLRGRPDDAARAQGEAETLAAAVLDLYVDGGRWSVRHPDRTETIGHSLDFGLVASALHAELGPTRRREMVDFVTGHLLTGTWMRALAKDDPVAESSDRPDHGAGGAFGAWPGVTAHGLARLGRPDLAIGLLRLTPESASGALWGQAMEILDRDPTDIRVRVAERGVSNRDSIAGAATAEAVLAALFDFEPTFADLGTDAEPTTRHRPGVGVLSNLNVAPVRSPADAQP, from the coding sequence CGCCCACCTGCCCTCGCTGCGCAACCAACAGGGGCAGGGGCACGTCAACCACGACCTGACCTCACTGTCCTGGCTGGCCGCGCCGCCGTACTCGTTCGGCTACCACACGGGGGTACTGCGGGTGGACGGCGTCGTGCCGGACGCCCAGCGCTTCCGGTGGAAGCCGTGGGGCGTTCAGCGGGAGCACCGGGGCGAGCGGGTGTCCGTACGCACCGACACCCGGATGGCGCTGTCGCGAAACCTGCTGCTCTGGCGGGTGCAGGTCACCAACGAGCAGGACTCGGCGGCCACGTACACGGTCACCCAGGACCTGTTCGCGCTGCTCACGGCGACCGAGGTGGGCTGGGGCTGGCTCTACGACGTGCCCTGGACCAACGGCGACCACCACGACTTCATCACCCTGGAACGGATCCGGGACGCCACCCGCCCGGCCCGGGACGGGGCGCCGTACCTGCTCGGCCCCGGCCCCCGGCGGGTCCGTCTCGGCCGCCCCCGCCTGCCCGGCATCCAGCGCGACGAGGACCGGGCGCCGATGCTGATGCAGTACGAGCTGCCCCGGCACGTCAGCGAGGACACCGTCTACCCGCACCGGGACGCGGCCCGTGGTGGGATCCGGAACCTGCACTGCGGCCCGGCCGACGGCGGTACGGTCTTCGAGTTCGCCGACCCGGTCGAGCTGGAGCCGACCACCCGGGTCGACCTGGACGGCTTCGAACTGCGCGACGGCCTGGTACTGAGCTTCGAGTTCCGGCCGGACACGCTGACCGAGCCGGGTGTCATCCTCACCCACGGCAACCACCCGGACTCGCTCCAACTCGGCATCGACGCCGACGGGCTCTGGTTCGGCATCTCCGGCGAGGTCGAGCACGCCGACACCCCGCTGGTGACCGGCGCCTGGCACCGGATCGCCGTCCTGCTCACCAACCACCGGGTCACCCTGCTGCTCGACGGCACCCCGGTCGCGACCACCACCGAACACTGGTCGCGGTCCCGGCGCTGGGGCACCACCATCACCGACGGGGTCGCGGTCACCGCCGACACCCACTCGGCCGCGCGGGCGGCGTACGCCTTCTCGACCGCGCCCGGCGACCTGAGCGTCACCGGCGCGGGTGCGCGGGCGACCTGGTCCCTGGCGCTCGCACCCGGCGAGACCCGCACCCTCGGGGTGGTCTGCGCCTACGGCACCGACCCGGCCGAGGTGACCGGGGCGGCCCGCGGTGCCGCGGCGACCTTCGACGAGACGATGGCCGAGACCGAGTACGGGATACGCCGGCACTGGCGCAACATGTTCACCCCCGACAACGGCGACTTCAGCGGGCACCTGCCCACCTTCCGGGCGGACGACCCGCAGCTCGGCCGCGCCTACTACATGGGCGCCCTGCTCGTGCTCTACATGCGCAACCTGAACGCCAGCCCGACCGAACCGGTCTTCCTGACCGGCGGACCCCGGCTCGGCCCGACCACCACGTTCTACTGGGACCACAGCGAGTGGAGCCGGATGTACGCGCTGCTCGAACCGGTCGGGCTCAGGGCGTGGCTGCTGCGGGCGCTGGGCGGGCCGTACCGGGACTCGTTCGGTTTCGACACCCGGCGGGGCGGCCCGCTGGGCAACGAGTACGCGTCCACCGACCTGTCCCTGTTCCGGCTGGTCGAACACTACGTCTGCGTCACCGGTGACCTGGGATTCCTCGACGAGAGGGCGGGTTCGGCGACCGTCGCAGACCACGTGGAGCGGCTCGCGTACGGCTGGCGGGACCGGCGTCGTACGGCCACCGGCGGCGTGCTGGCCGACTTCGGCGACGACGCCTGGCGGGTGCTGGAGTGCGTACCGAACTACATCAACGTGATCGCCTCCCTCAACGCCGGCTACGTGACGATGATGCGTTCCCTCGCCGGCCTGTACCGGTTGCGCGGTCGACCCGACGACGCGGCACGGGCGCAGGGCGAGGCGGAGACGCTCGCCGCCGCCGTCCTCGACCTGTACGTCGACGGGGGCCGGTGGTCGGTCCGGCATCCGGACCGGACCGAGACCATCGGCCACAGCCTCGACTTCGGGCTGGTCGCCTCGGCGCTGCACGCCGAACTCGGCCCGACCCGGCGCCGGGAGATGGTCGACTTCGTCACCGGGCACCTGCTCACCGGGACCTGGATGCGGGCGCTGGCCAAGGACGATCCGGTCGCGGAGAGTTCCGACCGGCCGGACCACGGGGCCGGCGGGGCGTTCGGCGCCTGGCCGGGGGTGACCGCGCACGGGCTCGCCCGGCTCGGCCGCCCCGACCTCGCCATCGGACTGCTCCGGCTGACCCCGGAGTCGGCGTCCGGGGCGCTGTGGGGGCAGGCGATGGAGATCCTCGACCGGGATCCGACCGACATCCGGGTACGGGTGGCCGAACGCGGGGTCTCCAACCGCGACTCGATCGCCGGTGCCGCCACCGCCGAGGCGGTCCTGGCCGCCCTGTTCGACTTCGAGCCCACCTTCGCCGACCTCGGCACCGACGCCGAACCCACCACCCGCCACCGTCCGGGTGTCGGCGTCCTGTCCAACCTCAACGTCGCGCCGGTCCGATCGCCCGCGGACGCGCAGCCCTAG